Part of the Tindallia californiensis genome is shown below.
AAATTAAGGGGAAAGACGTTGATGATGTTGTCTGTAACAATGAATCAAGGGGAGAAGCTGAAAAAATAACAGAAGCTGTAATGGATGGTGAAAATATAGTCACGGAAGGGATTCGCTACAGTCGGGATCATAAAAAAAAGTACCTAAAGATAAAAGGAATGCTGGTAACGATTGATAATGAAGCCAAAGGTGGTTTTGGCATATATACAGATATAACAAAGCAAAAGGAAGATGAAGAAGAATTACGTTATCTTAGTTTTCACGATAAATTGACAGGTCTGTATAATCGTGCCTATTTTGAAAAGGAAGCCCTGCGGATGGATCAGGGTGAGTACGTACCAATTACAGTTATGATAGGTGATATCGACAATTTGAAACTAGCAAATGACAGATATGGTCATTTTGTAGGAGATGAGCTTCTGATACGGATTAGCCGGATCTTGGAGAAAAGTTGTCGAAAGTCGGATGTTGTTGCTCGCTGGGGCGGGGATGAGTTTGCAATACTTTTGCCAAATACAGATAAAGATCAGGCAAAAATCATTCTTCGTCGAATCAAAGAAAACTGTGAAGAGGATTCCTTTGATCCGGTAAGACTTAGCATATCAATGGGAATGGCTGTTAAGGAAAAGAAAGAAGAGTCTCTAAACAGTTTGATTCAGAAGGCAGAGAAAGCAATGTATCTGGCAAAAGGGAGAAAAATTCAGTCTTTTAAAAGTTAGTTTAGAAGGTAGTAAAACACTTGAAGAATGCGATATAATGAAATGAAGGATGATTGATAAAGGAGGAAAATCATGATTAAGGAATTAGTAATGAAAAACCGCACTTATCGAAGATTTGATCAAAAGGAAGAGATAAAAAAACAGCAGCTGATAGAATGGGTTGATCTAGCGCGGATGACCAGCTCTGGGCAAAACAACCAACCATTGAAATACTATTTGTCTTGTGAAAAGGAATCTAATCAATTGATTTTTCCACACTTGAAGTGGGCAGGTGCATTAAAGGACTGGGATGGACCTTCGGAGGGCGAAAAGCCGTCGGCCTATATCGTAATGCTAGCCGATACGAAAATTAGTAACCATTACTGGTGGGATCATGGGTTGGCAGCACAAACCATCTTATTGGCAGCGACAGAAGCCGGTTATGGTGGCTGTATGTTTGGATCGGTGGATAGAGCAAATCTGGCAAGAGAGATTGATTTGCCACAACAGTATGAAATCATTATGGTAATAGCTATAGGGAAACCTGTGGAAAATGTTGTGATGGTTCCAGTGGAAGAAAACGGCGATATGAAATATTATCGCGACCAGGAAGGAAATCATTACGTGCCTAAGAGATCTCTAGAGGAAATTATCTTAAATAAATAGATATTAAGAAATGTACAGGGGGAAGCGTTATGGGAGAGGTAATATATCCGCAATCCAAGACGGTTATGATCAGTGAACTGGAAGCTGGAATGATGGTGGACCAGGATATTTACAGCAAGCAGGGAATGGTACTTATACCAAAGGGGCAATTAATAGAAGATGTGGAACGGATTATCGAAATGTTGATGCAACATGAGGTGATGATGTTTAATGTTCGCTTGCCTCAGGTGGTACAATCTGACGATCAACAACCAACGGCAATAAGGATGGAAAAAGTAGAAACAAAGCAGGAAAAACAAGTAAAAGAGTTTATTAAAAACTTTGATGAACAGTGCGAAAATCTAAAGGATGAGTTTCAAAAAATATTGCTAAACCAGGAAGTTCCCCAAGAAGCAATAGAAGAACGGTTGAAGGATACTTTGGTAGCCTTTGATGCGGATATAAACGTGATTCAATTAATGCAGAAAGTGAGAAATATGGATGATGCTACCTATACCCATTCACATAATGTAGCCCTGACTAGTCATTTGATTGGACGCTGGCTAGGGATAGGTGATGATGAATTGACAGAACTGACAATGACAGCTTTGCTAATTGATATAGGAAAAATGAAAGTACCGGAAAAAGTCATGAACCTAAAGAGAAATTTGACGGATCCGGAGTACGAAGAAGTAAAAAAGCACGTGGTGTATAGCTATGAAGCAATAAAAAGGTTTGATTTTTTATCCGATAAGGTGTTAAAAGGAATACTTCATCATCATGAAAGAATGGATGGAAGTGGATATCCAAAAGGACTAAAAGGAAATGAAATCCCTTATTTCTCACGTATTATTGCCATTGCTGATGTTTACAATGCGATGACTTCCAGAAGACCTTATCGTGAAAAAATGACACCCTTTGAAGTGATTCAAATTTTAGAAACAGAATATACAGAAAAACTTGATCCATCCATTTTATATCTATTCTTAAATCGGATAGGGACACTGTTTATTGGTCAGCAAGTTTTATTAGAAGATATGCGAAAAGGCGAAATCATTTTTGTTCCTAAAAACCAGATTTATCGACCAATGATACGGTTAGAAGATAATACGGTGCTAGATTTAGCGCAGAAAGAGAATCGTGGAATTAGAATTGAAGAATTTGCTTAGCATCGTAAGCATAAAAGAAGGAGATTGCTATTAGCAATCTCCTAAAATATTTCAGGTAGGCGATGTTTGCTCCAGCGTATAGCGGCTGCAATAAATACCTTTAAGATGGCCGCTAGCGGGACAGCGATGAGCAAGCCGACAAATCCCCATAAGGAACCACCGACAAGCAACGCTAGAATAATCATAGTAGGATGCAGTCCGACTCGCTGCCCTACAATGCGGGGAGACACCACGCTGCTTTCAGTTTGTTGGATGACGACAAAGGCAATCACCACCCACAATGCTTTCATAGGGCTGTCCAAAAAGGCGATAACAGCCGCTGGGACTCCCCCCATGATGGGTCCCAGATAAGGGATCACATTAGTGATGCCGGCGATTATTCCAATTAGTATAGCAAACTCAACCTGCAAAACAATTAAAGAAATACCGCTGGCGACTCCAACGAATAAAGCTACTAATAATTGACCACGGATAAAACCACTTAGCACCTTGTCTACTTGCCTTGAAAGTGGAAAAACCCAGCTTTGAAGACAGATTGGAACAGAACCTTTAATAAAAGCACCAATTTTTTCTTCATCTTTCATAAAATAAAAAGTTAAGACAGGAATGGTGACAATGTAAACAAGGCTTGACAGAAAAGTACCAAATTGAGTAGCAATATTCCCCATAGTTTGGAAAAGGAAGTTGGTAATGGTACTAAGATTCAGGTTGAAAAATTCTAAGATTTCCTGAGGATGTTCAGGAAGAAAATCTACACCCATTAAGGTGTTTTGATACCAAGCTTCAAAGCGATGGTACAGGGCCATGCTAAATTCAGGGAGTCTTTCACCTAAACGTCTTAGTTCTTCAGCAACGTTTGGCAGTAATGTGTAGAAAAGAACAAAGGACAAAAAGATGCCGGATAAAAACAGAACTAAAACAGCCCATGCTCGAGAAAGCTTTGTTATTTTCATAATCCATTTGATAACCGGAGAAAAAGCATAGGCTATAATAGCTGAAACAATAAAAGGTGTTAGCATCGGAAGAATTGCATGACGCCTGAGATAAAGCCAGAACATCAGGGTAAAGCCTAAAGAAAATAAGAGTAAGGCTTTGAAATGATCTGAGGTAAATAACAACCTTTTTCCGGGATCAAGATGGCGATTTCCGATATGGATTAAATAATAAATGGCTGTTAAGATAAAAATCAGAATCGAAATGAGTAGTATTTTGGACAGAAAAGATGCAAATAGTCCAGTATCTAACATATCTAGCAAGGTTTCAATTTCCATAGATGGTGCCTCCCTTTTGCGGATAAAACAGATGAGATATATTTTTTATAACATCCATAGTATAACGTATTTTCCAAGAAAAATCTTTAACAGAATGCAACTTTCTTACGGTGATGACGTATATAAAGAGGATTCTTAAATTCTGTTAGGGTTTTGGTTCTGTCAGTTTGAGTTCAGACCTAAAGAAGCTATGACAATGGCGAAAACAGCAGAAATGCTGTACCAAGCTCCTTCCTATCTAAAATAAGGAGATCAGACTAAGTCGGAATTTATTATCCTCAAAAGGCCAGACAACTGTTATAATAGAGTTGTACTGGCCTTTCCTATGAAACAGATAAGGGATGCTGAATGAGCAAAATGTTTGCGGAGAATAGGAGATGGTAATGCTTGACAAGAATGGAAAAAAGAAAAACAATTGAAGAAAAAAAGAAAAACAAACGAATTAAATGGATACTAGGAATGGTGTTCATAGCTTCTACTATCTTGTTTTACTTTTTTGGACCCTGCTTTTTTAGCAATATTCCAGGGGGAGAAGAGGAAAATGAATTTAATCTTATTTTTGATAATCATTGGCATCGTGTTGATTTTTTAATTGAAGAAGAGATTGTATTTTTGCCGATAGAATGGATTGAAGAGCATATTGTTGAAGAAATCGAAGTCCTTCAAAACCCATTGAGAGCAAGAGTGTTT
Proteins encoded:
- a CDS encoding nitroreductase family protein; translated protein: MIKELVMKNRTYRRFDQKEEIKKQQLIEWVDLARMTSSGQNNQPLKYYLSCEKESNQLIFPHLKWAGALKDWDGPSEGEKPSAYIVMLADTKISNHYWWDHGLAAQTILLAATEAGYGGCMFGSVDRANLAREIDLPQQYEIIMVIAIGKPVENVVMVPVEENGDMKYYRDQEGNHYVPKRSLEEIILNK
- a CDS encoding AI-2E family transporter, with protein sequence MEIETLLDMLDTGLFASFLSKILLISILIFILTAIYYLIHIGNRHLDPGKRLLFTSDHFKALLLFSLGFTLMFWLYLRRHAILPMLTPFIVSAIIAYAFSPVIKWIMKITKLSRAWAVLVLFLSGIFLSFVLFYTLLPNVAEELRRLGERLPEFSMALYHRFEAWYQNTLMGVDFLPEHPQEILEFFNLNLSTITNFLFQTMGNIATQFGTFLSSLVYIVTIPVLTFYFMKDEEKIGAFIKGSVPICLQSWVFPLSRQVDKVLSGFIRGQLLVALFVGVASGISLIVLQVEFAILIGIIAGITNVIPYLGPIMGGVPAAVIAFLDSPMKALWVVIAFVVIQQTESSVVSPRIVGQRVGLHPTMIILALLVGGSLWGFVGLLIAVPLAAILKVFIAAAIRWSKHRLPEIF
- a CDS encoding HD-GYP domain-containing protein; translation: MGEVIYPQSKTVMISELEAGMMVDQDIYSKQGMVLIPKGQLIEDVERIIEMLMQHEVMMFNVRLPQVVQSDDQQPTAIRMEKVETKQEKQVKEFIKNFDEQCENLKDEFQKILLNQEVPQEAIEERLKDTLVAFDADINVIQLMQKVRNMDDATYTHSHNVALTSHLIGRWLGIGDDELTELTMTALLIDIGKMKVPEKVMNLKRNLTDPEYEEVKKHVVYSYEAIKRFDFLSDKVLKGILHHHERMDGSGYPKGLKGNEIPYFSRIIAIADVYNAMTSRRPYREKMTPFEVIQILETEYTEKLDPSILYLFLNRIGTLFIGQQVLLEDMRKGEIIFVPKNQIYRPMIRLEDNTVLDLAQKENRGIRIEEFA